The following proteins are encoded in a genomic region of Zea mays cultivar B73 chromosome 9, Zm-B73-REFERENCE-NAM-5.0, whole genome shotgun sequence:
- the LOC606405 gene encoding galactinol synthase 2 yields MAPELMTAKMTAKAAAAAAAVKPATRAYVTFLAGDGDYWKGVVGLAKGLRKVRSAYPLVVAVLPDVPESHRRILVSQGCVVREIEPVYPPENQTQFAMAYYVINYSKLRIWEFVEYERMVYLDADIQVFENIDGLFELEKGYFYAVMDCFCEKTWSHTPQYRIGYCQQCPDKVAWPAATAELGPPPSLYFNAGMFVHEPSVATAKALLDTLRVTPPTPFAEQDFLNMFFRDQYRPIPNVYNLVLAMLWRHPENVQLEKVKVVHYCAAGSKPWRFTGKEANMDREDINALVNKWWDIYNDETLDLKGLPSLSPDDDDEVEAVAKKPLRAALAEAGTVKYVTAPSAA; encoded by the exons ATGGCTCCCGAGCTGATGACAGCCAAGATGACCGCCaaggccgcggcggcggcggcggcggtgaagCCTGCCACGAGGGCGTACGTGACGTTCCTTGCGGGCGACGGCGACTACTGGAAGGGCGTGGTGGGGCTGGCCAAGGGCCTGCGCAAGGTCCGCTCGGCCTACCCCCTGGTGGTGGCGGTGCTGCCCGACGTGCCCGAGTCCCACCGCCGCATCCTCGTCTCGCAGGGCTGCGTCGTCCGCGAGATCGAGCCCGTGTACCCGCCTGAGAACCAGACGCAGTTCGCCATGGCGTACTACGTCATCAACTACTCCAAGCTCCGCATCTGGGAG TTCGTGGAGTACGAGAGGATGGTGTACCTGGACGCGGACATCCAGGTGTTCGAGAACATCGACGGCCTGTTCGAGCTCGAGAAGGGGTACTTCTACGCGGTGATGGACTGCTTCTGCGAGAAGACGTGGAGCCACACCCCGCAGTACAGGATCGGCTACTGCCAGCAGTGCCCGGACAAGGTGGCGTGGCCAGCGGCGACCGCCGAGCTGGGCCCTCCGCCGTCGCTCTACTTCAACGCCGGCATGTTCGTGCACGAGCCCAGCGTGGCCACCGCCAAGGCGCTCCTCGACACCCTCCGCGTGACTCCGCCCACCCCCTTCGCAGAGCAG GACTTCCTGAACATGTTCTTCAGGGATCAGTACAGGCCGATCCCCAACGTGTACAACCTCGTGCTGGCCATGCTCTGGAGGCACCCCGAGAACGTGCAGCTGGAGAAGGTGAAGGTCGTGCACTACTGCGCGGCGGGGTCCAAGCCGTGGAGGTTCACGGGCAAGGAGGCGAACATGGACAGGGAGGACATCAACGCCCTGGTGAACAAGTGGTGGGACATCTACAACGACGAGACGCTGGACTTGAAGGGCCTGCCCTCGCtctcgcccgacgacgacgacgaggtggAGGCGGTGGCCAAGAAGCCGCTTCGCGCGGCCCTGGCGGAGGCCGGCACGGTCAAGTACGTCACCGCGCCCTCGGCCGCGTGA